TCCTCTTTCTTTGAGAGATTTCTCAAATTGCGCCATATTAACTATCTTGATTACTGGAATACTGAAAGCAAGCCCAGCAGAGACCTTTACGACTGCCGGAGTAATTTCAGCAGAGTTGCTCGAAGTGATTGCGATAGCATCGGCCCCGACCGCAACCGATGTCCTGATAATCGCTCCAAGATTATGTGGGTCCTGGATCTGGTCTAGAAGCACAATGGTTGCTGTGCTCTTTTCTTCAAGATTATCGAGCATCTTTTCGGAGTCTACGTATGAGAACTCCTTTAGATCAATCACCACTCCTTGATGCTTCTTCTCTCGACAGAGATTTGCGAGTTTTTCCGGTGACATTTCTTCTATTCGAAACCCCTTGGTTTTCGCTTCATTGGCAAGTTCGATCAACTGAGAATCGACATTCCTCTGATTAGTAAAGATTATCCGTCTGATTCTCAGTAGCGCCGAGTCGATTCCAAGCAGTTCTTTCAGCACATTTCTTCCATGGAGATACATTAAATCACCCTTTCGAGCAGATCTTTTATCCTTCTGAATCT
The sequence above is drawn from the Mesotoga sp. BH458_6_3_2_1 genome and encodes:
- the rlmB gene encoding 23S rRNA (guanosine(2251)-2'-O)-methyltransferase RlmB — translated: MYLHGRNVLKELLGIDSALLRIRRIIFTNQRNVDSQLIELANEAKTKGFRIEEMSPEKLANLCREKKHQGVVIDLKEFSYVDSEKMLDNLEEKSTATIVLLDQIQDPHNLGAIIRTSVAVGADAIAITSSNSAEITPAVVKVSAGLAFSIPVIKIVNMAQFEKSLKERGFWIFASDMDGIPYYENEYPEKSAIIFGNEGKGVRRLVKERSDVLISIPMERAVDSLNVAAAAAIILFDRRRQLAVRGA